In Streptomyces sp. NBC_00414, a single window of DNA contains:
- a CDS encoding gamma-glutamyltransferase, whose product MATIAIAAPHPAAVEAARQVTAAGGGLIDAALAAAAALTVAYPHQCSIGGDLVALVRDGAHGTVRSVLSAGAAAAATDPVPLRAAGDRMPPGGPHTVTVPGAVAGWAELARLGARLPLARSLAPAVALADGGVPVSEALARAIRNRLDAVRADPGLSALLLDEAGEPLPVGAALVQPALAATLRELADDWRHFYTGPTARRLVAGLPERGSLLDAKDFAGHRAENTAALSATVHGVTWWAAPPPSQGASLLAVLGRRGDPPTDPLTAARQAELSRDALLGDPRSGAVDIDGLLLRAERDVAALPAGPRPAGDTVAVTAVDDQGNAVSLIQSVFQSFGSGIADPATGIVLHNRGSAFGLDPAHPGALRPGARPPHTLCPALATAPGRVVALGCQGGRAQAWILSQVAEDLLDAPAPEAVLARPRWVIGSRDLNRPHPTLVLEPGTPDAEHLTAVAHRLGLEVARTSGPHDEAGHVQTARLRGEEVDAASDPRADGTTAVLTGSGPR is encoded by the coding sequence GTGGCCACGATCGCGATCGCCGCACCCCATCCCGCCGCCGTCGAGGCGGCACGCCAGGTGACCGCCGCGGGCGGCGGTCTGATCGACGCCGCGCTCGCCGCCGCCGCAGCGCTCACGGTCGCCTACCCGCACCAGTGCTCCATCGGCGGCGACCTCGTCGCCCTCGTCCGCGACGGCGCACACGGCACCGTCCGCTCGGTGCTCTCGGCGGGAGCAGCCGCGGCGGCCACCGACCCCGTACCGCTGCGCGCGGCGGGAGACAGGATGCCGCCCGGCGGCCCGCACACGGTGACGGTCCCCGGCGCGGTCGCCGGGTGGGCGGAACTCGCCCGCCTGGGCGCCCGCCTGCCGCTCGCCCGGAGCCTCGCGCCGGCCGTCGCCCTGGCCGACGGGGGTGTCCCGGTGAGTGAAGCTCTGGCCCGGGCTATCCGCAACCGCCTCGACGCCGTACGGGCCGACCCGGGGCTGTCGGCGCTGCTGCTGGACGAGGCAGGGGAACCGTTGCCCGTCGGAGCCGCCCTCGTCCAGCCGGCACTCGCCGCGACCCTGCGGGAACTCGCCGACGACTGGCGCCACTTCTACACCGGACCGACCGCCCGCCGCCTGGTCGCGGGCCTTCCTGAACGCGGCAGCCTGCTCGACGCGAAGGACTTCGCCGGGCACCGCGCGGAGAACACCGCGGCGCTGAGCGCGACCGTGCACGGCGTCACCTGGTGGGCGGCCCCGCCGCCCAGCCAGGGCGCCTCGCTGCTGGCCGTCCTCGGACGCCGGGGCGATCCACCGACCGATCCGCTGACCGCGGCCCGGCAGGCGGAACTGAGCCGGGACGCGCTCCTCGGCGACCCCCGGTCCGGCGCCGTGGACATCGACGGCCTGCTGCTGCGCGCGGAGCGTGACGTCGCCGCGCTGCCCGCCGGCCCCAGACCGGCCGGGGACACGGTCGCCGTCACCGCCGTCGACGACCAGGGCAACGCGGTCTCCCTGATCCAGAGCGTGTTCCAGAGCTTCGGATCGGGCATCGCCGACCCGGCCACCGGCATCGTGCTCCACAACCGCGGCTCGGCGTTCGGCCTGGACCCGGCGCACCCCGGGGCGCTGCGGCCCGGGGCACGGCCTCCGCACACGCTGTGCCCGGCGCTCGCCACCGCCCCGGGACGCGTGGTGGCCCTGGGCTGTCAGGGCGGCAGGGCCCAGGCGTGGATCCTGTCCCAGGTGGCCGAGGACCTGCTCGACGCCCCGGCCCCGGAAGCCGTGCTGGCCCGCCCCCGCTGGGTCATCGGCTCCCGAGACCTGAACCGCCCGCACCCCACCCTCGTCCTGGAACCCGGCACCCCGGACGCCGAGCACCTGACCGCCGTCGCGCATCGCCTGGGCCTGGAGGTGGCCCGGACGTCAGGACCGCACGACGAGGCGGGCCACGTACAGACGGCACGGCTGCGCGGGGAGGAGGTCGACGCGGCGAGCGACCCCAGAGCGGACGGCACGACAGCTGTCCTCACCGGTTCCGGGCCTCGGTGA
- a CDS encoding cyclase family protein — protein sequence MPRLPAAGHTRVLLKTSNSAGALKETERAPQWVGLSPKAADWLIEHRVELIGIDYLTIESHHRTDTWDVHHSLLGAGVLILENADLDEVPGGTYDLTCLPTKLVGADGSFARAILSTRD from the coding sequence GTGCCGCGGCTCCCGGCGGCCGGGCACACCCGCGTCCTGCTCAAGACCTCCAACTCCGCCGGCGCCCTCAAGGAGACCGAGCGCGCCCCGCAGTGGGTGGGCCTCTCCCCGAAAGCGGCCGACTGGCTGATCGAGCACCGGGTCGAACTCATCGGCATCGACTACCTCACCATCGAGAGCCACCACCGCACCGACACCTGGGACGTCCACCACTCCCTGCTGGGCGCCGGGGTCCTCATCCTGGAGAACGCCGACCTCGACGAAGTACCCGGCGGTACCTACGACTTGACCTGCCTGCCCACCAAACTGGTCGGCGCCGACGGCTCCTTCGCCCGCGCCATCCTCAGCACCCGGGACTGA
- a CDS encoding SDR family oxidoreductase has translation MKTVLITGVSSGYGRETALHFHSQGWNVIATMRTPRAGVLPESDRLRVVELDVTEPETITAALETAGTVDVLVNNAGIPLISVFEGTPMARVREVFETNTFGVMATTQAVLPQFRERGSGVVVNVTSSVVLGHMPLSAVYKASKAAVEGFTASLALELAPFGVRAKTVEPGACLTTNFAARATSGGALDELIPAPYAPWAEKVMGDFTGQDLFTKESDVAETVWRAVHDTTGRLRFPAGPDAVRLAEAK, from the coding sequence ATGAAGACAGTTCTGATCACCGGTGTCTCATCCGGCTACGGGCGGGAGACGGCCCTCCACTTCCACTCGCAGGGGTGGAACGTCATCGCCACGATGCGTACCCCGCGTGCGGGCGTCCTGCCCGAGTCGGACCGCCTCCGTGTCGTCGAGCTCGACGTGACCGAGCCGGAGACCATCACCGCCGCGCTGGAGACCGCGGGGACCGTCGACGTACTGGTCAACAACGCGGGTATCCCTCTGATCAGCGTCTTCGAGGGCACCCCCATGGCCCGCGTGCGTGAGGTCTTCGAGACCAACACCTTCGGGGTGATGGCGACGACGCAGGCGGTGCTGCCGCAGTTCCGCGAGCGCGGCTCCGGCGTGGTGGTCAACGTGACCTCCAGCGTCGTGCTCGGCCATATGCCCCTCTCGGCCGTCTACAAGGCGAGCAAGGCGGCCGTCGAGGGATTCACCGCGTCCCTCGCGCTCGAACTCGCACCCTTCGGCGTGCGGGCGAAGACGGTCGAGCCGGGAGCCTGCCTGACGACGAACTTCGCGGCCAGGGCGACGAGCGGCGGGGCACTGGACGAGCTGATCCCCGCGCCCTACGCGCCGTGGGCGGAGAAGGTCATGGGGGACTTCACCGGGCAGGACCTGTTCACCAAGGAGAGCGATGTCGCCGAGACGGTGTGGCGGGCCGTGCACGACACGACCGGCCGACTGCGCTTCCCCGCGGGGCCCGACGCGGTCCGGCTCGCCGAGGCGAAGTGA
- a CDS encoding AraC family transcriptional regulator, with product MYLEELRTLLARHARPDWTTAVDGVLISKVDRPDPPAPSMSGTVLAVIAQGAKRLALGDRVYEYGSGQYLVASVDLPVTGQFVQVEPEQPALGFGLALEPSAVAELLLQAGPGGNPRPGGGAPSAIAVSDASPGLLDAVVRLLRLLDEPRDRVVLAPLVKREILWRVITGEQGATVRQLGLADSSLSHVSRAVGWIREHYAEAFLVEDVARMSGMSVSAFYRNFQAVTAMSPIQFQKQIRLQEARLLLATHPGDVTGVGQRVGYDNPSQFSREYRRQFGAPPSRDAARLRDTVRSPAGVMP from the coding sequence ATGTATCTCGAAGAGCTGCGGACCCTGCTGGCCCGGCACGCCCGGCCCGACTGGACCACCGCCGTCGACGGCGTCCTGATCTCGAAGGTCGACCGGCCGGATCCACCGGCACCCTCGATGTCGGGCACGGTGCTCGCCGTCATCGCCCAGGGCGCCAAACGCCTCGCGCTGGGCGACCGGGTCTACGAGTACGGCTCCGGGCAGTACCTCGTCGCGTCCGTCGACCTCCCCGTCACCGGACAGTTCGTCCAGGTCGAACCCGAGCAGCCGGCCCTCGGCTTCGGTCTCGCACTGGAACCGTCGGCCGTCGCCGAACTGCTGTTGCAGGCAGGCCCCGGAGGCAACCCCCGCCCGGGCGGAGGCGCGCCGTCGGCGATCGCCGTCAGCGACGCTTCACCCGGGCTGCTCGACGCGGTGGTCCGGCTGCTGCGCCTGCTCGACGAACCACGTGACCGGGTCGTACTCGCCCCGCTCGTGAAACGCGAGATCCTGTGGCGCGTGATCACCGGCGAGCAGGGTGCGACGGTCCGTCAACTCGGCCTCGCCGACAGCAGCTTGAGCCATGTCTCCCGGGCCGTGGGCTGGATCCGCGAGCACTACGCGGAAGCGTTCCTGGTCGAGGACGTGGCGAGGATGTCCGGCATGAGCGTCTCCGCCTTCTACCGCAACTTCCAGGCGGTGACCGCGATGAGCCCCATCCAGTTCCAGAAACAGATCCGGCTGCAGGAGGCCCGGCTGCTGCTCGCCACCCACCCGGGCGATGTCACCGGAGTCGGCCAACGCGTGGGTTACGACAACCCGTCGCAGTTCAGCCGCGAGTACCGCCGTCAGTTCGGAGCACCCCCGAGCCGGGACGCGGCCCGCCTCCGGGACACCGTACGAAGTCCGGCGGGCGTCATGCCCTGA
- a CDS encoding putative quinol monooxygenase, with protein MIATYGFNATLTAKPGMGDRLVELLLTGLDEGSPGASEHCVVYLVSRSASDPDVVHVTEGWSSEEDHHRIFAGEAAQAIVAEIDGLLAQESTYTDYVPVRGKAAF; from the coding sequence ATGATCGCCACGTATGGTTTCAACGCCACGCTGACCGCGAAGCCCGGAATGGGTGACCGGCTGGTCGAGTTGCTGCTGACCGGTCTGGACGAGGGCAGCCCCGGCGCGAGCGAACACTGCGTCGTCTATCTCGTCTCCCGTTCCGCGTCCGACCCCGACGTCGTCCACGTCACCGAGGGGTGGAGCAGCGAGGAGGACCATCACCGGATCTTCGCCGGCGAGGCCGCGCAGGCCATCGTGGCCGAGATCGACGGGCTTCTGGCCCAGGAGTCCACGTACACGGACTACGTCCCGGTCCGTGGAAAGGCCGCTTTCTGA
- a CDS encoding alpha/beta hydrolase fold domain-containing protein yields MTAARPDLDPQLRALLADMPQMPPLSPEVLAQLRRLPSTPVESLLADRRVDRREVTVPAKDGASIPLSVFSPANPDRSTAAPALTPAPCVYWMHGGGMIMGDRFSQIDIPLEWLDEFGAVVVSVDYRLAPEATGTTLVDDCYQGLLWVVEHAGELGIDPARIIVAGASAGGGLAAGVALLARDLGTPAIAAQILICPMLDHRNTSASSLQYSGGPGVWTREMNEFGWRAVLGDHNSRDHNGRNHSSGDHHHENPDGHEVSPYVSPALATDLSNLPTAYIDTGSAEVFRDEDTDYATRIWAVGGQAELHVWAGGFHGFDALYPQAHISVTARRTRTDWLARHLRRDRTA; encoded by the coding sequence ATGACCGCAGCACGCCCCGACCTGGACCCCCAACTGCGTGCGCTGCTCGCCGACATGCCGCAGATGCCACCGCTCAGCCCGGAAGTACTCGCGCAGTTGCGCCGGCTCCCGTCGACGCCCGTCGAGTCCCTGCTCGCCGACCGGCGGGTCGACCGGCGTGAGGTCACCGTCCCCGCCAAGGACGGCGCCTCGATCCCCTTGTCGGTCTTCAGCCCCGCCAACCCTGATCGCTCAACTGCCGCGCCCGCACTCACGCCCGCACCCTGCGTCTACTGGATGCACGGTGGCGGCATGATCATGGGTGATCGCTTCTCGCAGATCGACATCCCGCTGGAGTGGCTCGACGAGTTCGGCGCGGTCGTGGTCTCCGTGGACTACCGGCTCGCGCCGGAGGCCACCGGCACCACCCTGGTCGACGACTGCTACCAGGGACTGCTCTGGGTCGTCGAACACGCCGGCGAACTGGGCATCGACCCCGCCCGAATCATCGTCGCCGGTGCCAGCGCGGGCGGCGGCCTCGCGGCCGGTGTCGCTCTGCTGGCCCGCGACCTCGGCACCCCGGCGATCGCCGCGCAGATACTGATCTGCCCCATGCTGGACCATCGCAACACCAGCGCCTCCAGCCTGCAGTACTCCGGCGGTCCCGGCGTGTGGACCCGCGAGATGAACGAGTTCGGCTGGCGTGCCGTCCTGGGCGACCACAACAGCAGGGACCACAACGGCAGGAACCACAGCAGCGGGGACCACCACCACGAGAACCCCGACGGCCACGAGGTATCCCCTTACGTCTCGCCCGCACTGGCCACCGACCTCTCGAACCTGCCGACCGCCTACATCGACACCGGCTCGGCGGAGGTCTTCCGCGACGAGGACACCGACTACGCGACTCGCATCTGGGCCGTCGGCGGCCAAGCCGAACTCCACGTCTGGGCGGGCGGCTTCCACGGATTCGACGCCTTGTACCCACAGGCACACATCTCGGTCACGGCCCGCCGAACCCGTACCGACTGGCTCGCCCGGCACCTGCGCCGCGACCGCACGGCATGA
- a CDS encoding M4 family metallopeptidase produces the protein MSGPHRFTHRRRRAAALALTTASSLLALGVQGGPASAVPADPSPSKIVAMPRAGAAQPTLSPAARASLIKSATARTGDTAKELGLGSREKLVVKDVVKDADGTTHTRYERTYAGLPVLGGDLVLHLKNGRSTTSKATRATIKVPTTTPKISADSAADKALSVGKAADVEKSEIEGKPRLVVWAAGSSKPVLAWESVVEGFQDDGTPSELHVVTDASTGKVAIEYEGVHTGAGHGQYNGEVSVGSTLSGSSYQLVDPDRAGQRTYDLNQGTSGTGTLFSDDNDVWGDGTQSNRQTAGVDVAYGAAATWDYYKDTYGRNGIRNDGVAAYSRAHYGNNYVNAFWQDACFCMTYGDGSGNANPLTSLDVAAHEMTHGVTSATANLTYSGESGGLNEATSDIFAAAVEFHSDLDADVPDYLVGEKIDINGDGTPLRYMDKPSKDGASRDYWDASLGSIDVHYSSGPANHLFYLLSEGSGAKTVNGVAYDSPTYDDVPVTGIGVENASRIWYRALTTYMTSSTNYAGARTATLQAATDLFGAYSDTYLAVAAAWAGINVGDRIAIGTNLSPIDDQLSGVGQDVSLQIEAYTTNADSPLTYEVTGLPDGLTASAGGLISGVPTTTGTSEVTVTVTDSTGSTASDTFEWRVANIYGSSTRVDIPDNGAAVESPITITGRPGNASATTEVYVNIVHTYRGDLTVDLVGPDGTVYSLLNRSGGSADNVNQTFTVNASAQPVDGTWKLRVRDVAAIDVGYIQQWRITP, from the coding sequence TTGTCCGGGCCCCATCGCTTCACCCACCGGCGCAGACGCGCCGCAGCCCTCGCCCTCACGACCGCGAGCTCGCTGCTCGCCCTCGGCGTCCAGGGCGGACCCGCGTCCGCCGTACCCGCCGACCCCAGCCCTTCGAAGATCGTCGCCATGCCTCGCGCCGGCGCCGCCCAGCCCACCCTGTCACCCGCCGCGCGTGCCTCGCTGATCAAGAGCGCCACGGCCAGGACGGGTGACACGGCGAAGGAACTCGGCCTCGGCTCCCGGGAGAAGCTCGTCGTCAAGGACGTCGTCAAGGACGCCGACGGCACCACCCACACCCGGTACGAGCGCACGTACGCGGGGCTTCCGGTCCTCGGCGGCGACCTCGTGCTGCACCTGAAGAACGGCCGGAGCACCACCTCCAAGGCCACCCGCGCCACCATCAAGGTGCCCACCACCACGCCGAAGATCTCCGCGGACAGCGCCGCCGACAAGGCACTGTCCGTCGGCAAGGCGGCCGACGTCGAGAAGTCCGAGATCGAGGGCAAGCCCCGGCTCGTGGTGTGGGCCGCCGGGTCCTCCAAGCCGGTCCTGGCCTGGGAGTCCGTCGTCGAGGGGTTCCAGGACGACGGCACCCCCAGCGAACTGCACGTAGTCACCGACGCGAGCACCGGCAAGGTCGCCATCGAGTACGAGGGCGTGCACACCGGAGCGGGCCACGGCCAGTACAACGGCGAGGTCTCCGTGGGCAGCACGCTGTCCGGTTCCTCGTACCAGCTCGTCGACCCCGACCGGGCCGGGCAGCGTACGTACGACCTGAATCAGGGCACCTCGGGCACCGGGACCCTCTTCTCGGATGACAACGATGTCTGGGGCGACGGCACCCAGAGCAACCGGCAGACGGCCGGCGTCGACGTCGCCTACGGCGCGGCGGCCACCTGGGACTACTACAAGGACACCTACGGCCGCAACGGCATCCGTAACGACGGTGTGGCCGCGTACAGCCGCGCCCACTACGGCAACAACTACGTCAACGCCTTCTGGCAGGACGCCTGCTTCTGCATGACGTACGGGGACGGCTCGGGCAACGCCAACCCGCTGACCTCGCTCGACGTGGCGGCGCACGAGATGACCCACGGTGTCACCAGTGCCACCGCCAACCTGACGTACTCGGGAGAGTCTGGCGGTCTCAACGAGGCCACCTCGGACATCTTCGCCGCCGCGGTGGAGTTCCACTCCGACCTGGACGCGGACGTCCCCGACTACCTGGTCGGCGAGAAGATCGACATCAACGGCGACGGCACCCCGCTGCGCTACATGGACAAGCCCTCCAAGGACGGCGCCTCCCGCGACTACTGGGACGCCTCGCTGGGCAGCATCGACGTCCACTACTCCTCCGGTCCGGCGAACCACCTCTTCTACCTGCTGTCCGAGGGCAGCGGAGCGAAGACCGTCAACGGGGTGGCCTACGACAGCCCGACCTACGACGACGTCCCCGTGACGGGCATCGGCGTCGAGAACGCGTCCCGCATCTGGTACCGCGCGCTGACGACGTACATGACCTCGTCGACCAACTACGCGGGTGCCAGGACCGCGACCCTGCAGGCCGCGACCGACCTCTTCGGGGCCTACAGCGACACCTACCTCGCCGTGGCCGCCGCCTGGGCGGGCATCAACGTCGGTGACCGCATCGCGATCGGTACGAACCTGTCCCCGATCGACGACCAGCTCTCCGGCGTCGGCCAGGACGTGTCCCTGCAGATCGAGGCCTACACCACCAACGCGGACTCGCCCCTGACCTACGAGGTCACCGGCCTGCCCGACGGCCTGACCGCGAGCGCCGGCGGGCTGATCTCCGGCGTTCCGACCACCACCGGGACCAGCGAGGTGACCGTGACGGTCACCGACAGCACGGGCTCGACCGCGTCGGACACCTTCGAGTGGCGCGTGGCGAACATCTACGGCAGCTCCACCCGTGTCGACATCCCCGACAACGGCGCGGCGGTCGAGTCGCCCATCACCATCACCGGCCGCCCGGGCAACGCCTCGGCGACGACCGAGGTGTACGTCAACATCGTCCACACCTACCGGGGCGACCTGACGGTCGACCTGGTGGGCCCCGACGGGACCGTGTACTCGCTGCTGAACCGCAGCGGGGGTTCGGCGGACAACGTGAACCAGACCTTCACGGTGAACGCCTCGGCACAGCCCGTCGACGGCACCTGGAAGCTGCGGGTGCGTGACGTGGCGGCGATCGACGTGGGTTACATCCAGCAGTGGCGGATCACTCCCTGA
- a CDS encoding alpha/beta fold hydrolase yields MSIAPSVWNPPEWNAPEETREELVPLEWRGLRYTCRVITSDRPPVTEPLLLLGGALQDMYAWPRLERRLSAHMPLVFVDLPGVGTADDLPAEQGFDALAEAALVVTDRLGFDRINLLGASYGAPIAYRAALSRPERVARLVLAGATHRMNPRLVSDCEQVWRARAALADDIDGTLSDAGSHEIADRAVATLLNTTLQGQVSQAATVARMLHRQFARITPAAARRHAVCHQRLLASDPLPSESIDAVRALVFTGEHDDVSTPDENRAVAAAIADSTFLLVRDADHMVHLEREAEYADLVLRFLTDLPLDGLHYTTAPERFGWCR; encoded by the coding sequence ATGTCGATCGCGCCCTCCGTGTGGAACCCGCCCGAGTGGAACGCGCCCGAGGAGACGAGAGAGGAGCTCGTGCCACTGGAATGGCGCGGCCTTCGCTACACCTGCCGTGTCATCACCTCGGACCGGCCTCCGGTCACCGAACCCCTGCTCCTGCTCGGCGGCGCCCTCCAGGACATGTACGCGTGGCCCCGGCTTGAGCGCAGACTCAGCGCCCACATGCCCCTGGTCTTCGTCGACCTGCCCGGCGTCGGAACGGCCGACGACCTGCCCGCCGAGCAGGGCTTCGACGCGCTCGCCGAAGCCGCCCTGGTGGTCACCGACCGGCTCGGGTTCGACCGGATCAACCTCCTGGGCGCCTCGTACGGCGCGCCGATCGCCTACCGCGCCGCCCTCAGCAGGCCGGAGCGGGTCGCACGGCTGGTCCTGGCCGGCGCCACGCACCGGATGAACCCGCGGCTGGTGTCCGACTGCGAGCAGGTGTGGCGTGCCCGTGCCGCGCTCGCGGACGACATCGACGGGACGCTGTCGGACGCCGGCTCGCACGAGATCGCGGACCGTGCCGTCGCCACGCTGCTCAACACCACCCTCCAGGGCCAGGTCTCCCAGGCGGCCACCGTGGCAAGGATGTTGCACCGGCAGTTCGCCCGCATCACACCGGCCGCGGCCCGCCGTCACGCCGTCTGCCACCAGCGGCTGCTCGCCTCGGATCCGCTCCCGTCCGAGAGCATCGACGCCGTGCGCGCGCTGGTGTTCACCGGCGAGCACGACGACGTCAGCACGCCGGACGAGAACCGTGCCGTGGCAGCCGCCATCGCCGACTCGACCTTCCTCCTGGTCCGCGACGCCGACCACATGGTGCACCTCGAACGGGAAGCCGAGTACGCCGATCTGGTCCTGCGCTTCCTCACCGACCTCCCGCTCGACGGCCTCCACTACACGACCGCGCCGGAACGGTTCGGGTGGTGTCGGTAG
- a CDS encoding acyl carrier protein yields the protein MLEELKGILTAQAGLPPAPITADATLADAGIDSMAVTVLSMQLEDRMGLFLTEDELSCAPTVNALADLIASRAAGNH from the coding sequence GTGCTGGAAGAACTCAAAGGCATCCTCACGGCGCAGGCGGGACTGCCCCCCGCGCCCATCACCGCCGACGCGACCCTGGCCGACGCCGGCATCGACTCCATGGCCGTGACCGTGCTGTCCATGCAACTGGAGGACCGCATGGGCCTGTTCCTCACCGAGGACGAACTCTCGTGCGCCCCCACCGTCAACGCCCTGGCCGACCTCATCGCGAGCCGAGCCGCCGGGAACCACTGA
- a CDS encoding beta-ketoacyl-ACP synthase III, with product MNVSSAGLRDAQGPAAVVTGVGSHLPPRRVTNDELCSRLDSTDAWIRERIGIEERRRADTSVSTGDLAVEAGRRAMRSAGVTDVDAVVLATTTPDHHCPATAPAVAHRLGLRDVIAFDVTAGCAGFVYASAVAAGLIHAGSARKVLVVGAETMSAIIDSDDRSTAPLFGDGAGAVVLEAGLGGQDGCLGPFSWGSDGSLADAIVIPAGGARERDRRDTAPPGDFFVHMRGNEVFRHAVRRMSQAARDAAQAAGWTLDEVDRLIVHQANGRIAASVADALGIPPERTPSNIAHVGNTAAASIPLLLAHAADEGQLKPGHRVLVVAFGSGLAWAATTLVWPPGVTAEL from the coding sequence ATGAATGTTTCGAGTGCGGGACTCCGTGATGCGCAGGGGCCGGCCGCAGTGGTGACGGGTGTGGGTTCCCATCTTCCACCCCGTCGCGTGACCAACGACGAGCTGTGCTCTCGGCTGGACAGCACCGACGCATGGATCCGGGAGAGAATCGGCATCGAGGAGCGTCGCCGCGCGGACACGTCGGTGTCCACCGGGGATCTTGCCGTGGAAGCCGGGCGCCGGGCCATGCGGTCGGCCGGCGTGACGGACGTCGACGCCGTCGTCCTGGCCACCACCACCCCGGACCACCACTGCCCGGCCACCGCGCCCGCGGTCGCCCACCGGCTCGGCCTGCGCGACGTGATCGCCTTCGATGTCACCGCCGGATGCGCGGGGTTCGTGTACGCGTCGGCCGTCGCCGCCGGACTCATCCACGCGGGCAGCGCCCGGAAGGTCCTCGTCGTGGGCGCGGAGACGATGTCCGCGATCATCGACTCCGACGACCGCTCCACGGCCCCTCTCTTCGGCGACGGCGCGGGAGCCGTCGTCCTGGAGGCCGGGCTCGGTGGGCAGGACGGCTGCCTCGGACCCTTCAGTTGGGGAAGCGACGGCTCGCTCGCCGACGCCATCGTCATCCCGGCCGGCGGGGCCCGGGAGCGTGACCGGCGGGACACCGCGCCTCCGGGTGACTTCTTCGTTCACATGCGCGGAAACGAGGTCTTCCGACACGCGGTGCGCCGTATGAGCCAGGCCGCCCGGGACGCGGCACAGGCCGCCGGGTGGACGCTCGACGAGGTCGACCGGCTGATCGTCCACCAGGCCAACGGGCGCATCGCCGCCTCCGTGGCCGACGCACTCGGCATCCCGCCCGAGCGCACGCCCTCCAACATCGCCCACGTCGGCAACACCGCGGCGGCCTCCATCCCGCTGCTGCTCGCCCACGCCGCGGACGAGGGCCAGTTGAAACCTGGGCACCGTGTGCTCGTTGTCGCTTTCGGCAGCGGGCTCGCCTGGGCCGCCACCACCCTGGTGTGGCCGCCCGGCGTCACCGCGGAGCTGTAG
- a CDS encoding HD domain-containing protein — protein MFDKSDFGKSDSGKGDAVRGVTRRAALGRGAGIAAMGATSALATAVSGPPAAAATGAAASPGNASGRTADELPGTVAGVRIPTSELARSTARFVRSVSSGTLFNHVMRTYLFGALLLDRQGVRYDRELAFVAAALHDLGLVEAYRTPTERFEVDGADAAQRFLRAQRMPAERVAVVWDAIALHTNAGIATRKRPEIAMISVGSGLDFTGNELRRIPSDALEEILAVFPREGFKQDALDNILSLCRTKPMSVLTHPFAEVGRRHIPEFPVPTVEDLLFAAPFEE, from the coding sequence ATGTTCGACAAGAGCGATTTCGGTAAGAGCGATTCCGGCAAGGGTGACGCGGTGAGAGGCGTCACCAGGCGCGCGGCGCTCGGACGTGGTGCCGGCATCGCCGCGATGGGCGCCACCTCCGCGCTCGCCACCGCGGTGTCCGGTCCGCCCGCCGCCGCGGCGACAGGAGCGGCGGCATCGCCCGGCAACGCTTCGGGCCGCACCGCCGACGAGCTGCCCGGAACAGTGGCCGGAGTCCGCATCCCCACCAGCGAACTGGCCCGCAGCACCGCGCGGTTCGTGCGGAGCGTGTCCTCAGGGACTCTCTTCAACCACGTCATGAGGACGTATCTCTTCGGCGCTCTGCTGCTCGACCGACAGGGCGTCCGCTACGACCGTGAACTCGCGTTCGTCGCCGCGGCCCTGCACGACCTCGGGCTGGTCGAGGCGTACCGGACACCGACCGAGCGCTTCGAGGTCGACGGCGCCGACGCCGCACAGCGGTTCCTGCGGGCACAGCGCATGCCGGCCGAGCGCGTGGCGGTCGTCTGGGATGCGATCGCCCTGCACACCAACGCCGGTATCGCGACCCGGAAGCGTCCGGAGATCGCGATGATCTCCGTGGGATCGGGACTGGATTTCACGGGGAACGAACTGCGGAGAATTCCGTCCGACGCCCTTGAGGAAATACTGGCCGTATTCCCCAGGGAAGGATTCAAGCAGGACGCGCTCGACAACATACTTTCGCTGTGCCGCACCAAGCCCATGTCGGTGCTGACGCACCCCTTCGCCGAAGTCGGCCGCCGTCACATCCCCGAATTCCCGGTGCCCACGGTGGAGGATCTACTGTTCGCGGCGCCTTTCGAGGAGTGA